One stretch of Thalassophryne amazonica chromosome 19, fThaAma1.1, whole genome shotgun sequence DNA includes these proteins:
- the LOC117500973 gene encoding SERTA domain-containing protein 4-like, producing MTLVLSMNPFLDPEGDPPLSAYQTIWELEHCTKICLSSSDPPHTSELQFTQKPHCIRVPDNVSLSRIAYFKRKFVDDDDDPRFSIRSYCQTVAPVLEERTHVLRLSLEKMQFIDDPETFLRRSVLVNNLLRRLRAEILLQSADWCFPPNLAFTSNCVLPSSTSPGHQGFHRAVPSRICLLPQPGPPFRKRFRMVRGDQGELRPDCSQRCCCIYAAAGHYLHLPFSMYDAAISSCTSTPHSSPLFHLTNHSKLGLTVSIEEHDDEDEDGEEEENEEDDEKEENEDDDERRMAGSSLYVCREKFNWKSRTRTLPDQKPEDMTKEDCCVVDRVEEEENGEEEEEEQTIKPCLWDSTVTQRQLPKASMCHHRDHRQ from the exons ATGACCCTTGTTTTGTCCATGAATCCATTCTTGGACCCAGAGGGAGACCCTCCGCTCTCTGCCTATCAGACCATATGGGAACTGGAGCACTGCACTAAGATCTGCCTGTCCAGCTCCGACCCACCACACACCTCTGAATTGCAGTTtacacaaa AACCACACTGTATACGAGTTCCTGATAATGTTTCGCTGTCACGGATTGCGTACTTCAAGAGGAAGTTTGTCGATGATGACGATGACCCTCGCTTCAGTATCAGGAGTTACTGTCAGACT GTTGCACCCGTTTTGGAAGAGCGTACCCATGTGCTGCGCCTATCCCTGGAGAAGATGCAATTCATAGATGACCCTGAGACCTTTCTCAGACGTTCTGTCCTTGTTAACAATCTTCTTCGGCGTCTCCGAGCTGAgatcctgctccagagtgctgatTGGTGCTTCCCACCCAACCTAGCATTCACCAGCAACTGTGTCCTGCCATCCAGCACAAGCCCTGGTCACCAAGGATTCCACAGGGCAGTTCCCTCCCGGATCTGTTTACTGCCCCAACCGGGGCCACCTTTCCGTAAGCGCTTTCGAATGGTCCGTGGAGATCAAGGGGAGCTTCGGCCTGACTGTTCTCAGAGATGTTGCTGCATCTATGCAGCTGCAGGACATTACCTCCACCTGCCGTTTTCAATGTATGATGCAGCAATTTCTTCCTGCACATCAACGCCACACTCCTCCCCCTTGTTCCATCTAACTAACCACAGTAAATTGGGATTGACAGTCTCCATAGAAGAGCATGATGACGAGGATGAAGATGGTGAGGAGGAGGAGAATGAAGAAGATGACGAAAAGGAAGaaaatgaagatgatgatgaaagAAGAATGGCTGGATCTTCCCTTTATGTGTGTAGGGAAAAATTTAACTGGAAAAGTAGGACTCGGACCTTGCCTGACCAGAAGCCGGAAGACATGACAAAGGAGGACTGTTGTGTGGTGGACAGGGTGGAGGAAGAAGAGAATGgagaggaagaggaagaggagcAAACTATAAAACCTTGTCTTTGGGACTCTACGGTTACACAAAGACAGCTGCCCAAGGCCAGCATGTGTCACCACAGGGATCACAGACAGTGA